The following are from one region of the Methanomassiliicoccales archaeon LGM-DZ1 genome:
- the mtnA gene encoding S-methyl-5-thioribose-1-phosphate isomerase, whose amino-acid sequence MKARTDDGRTADIRAVWFENGKVRMIDQRQLPLKLAFADFSDYRGVAEAIRNMTTRGAPCIGASAAYAMCLAKLQGADMEKAAADIKAARPTAYDLFYAVDWMAERLKEGEDPVEASDAYADAIVGKCRAIGKNGGKLIKDGMKLMTHCNAGALATVDYGTALAPMRDAHARGTDFFVYVSETRPRLQGMQLTAWELGQEGIDHAIIPDGASAYYMSQGVDMIIVGADRIAANGDFANKIGTFDKAIAAKHFGIPFYVAAPVSTFDFSTESGKGIVIEQRSEKEVTQIAGVQIAPPGSRALNPAFDVTPAELVTGGFITEKGIFSPSEISEMKG is encoded by the coding sequence ATGAAAGCGAGAACAGATGACGGCAGGACGGCCGATATCCGGGCCGTCTGGTTCGAGAACGGGAAGGTCAGGATGATCGACCAGAGGCAGCTCCCGCTGAAGCTGGCATTCGCGGATTTCTCCGACTACCGCGGAGTAGCGGAGGCCATCAGGAACATGACGACCAGGGGGGCGCCCTGCATCGGCGCCTCGGCGGCCTATGCAATGTGCCTCGCGAAGCTCCAGGGAGCGGACATGGAGAAGGCGGCCGCGGACATCAAGGCCGCCCGGCCCACCGCCTACGACCTGTTCTACGCCGTCGATTGGATGGCGGAGCGCCTGAAGGAGGGCGAGGACCCGGTCGAGGCCTCCGATGCCTATGCGGACGCCATCGTCGGCAAATGCCGCGCCATCGGGAAGAACGGCGGGAAGCTCATCAAAGACGGCATGAAGCTGATGACCCACTGCAACGCAGGGGCCCTGGCCACCGTCGACTACGGCACCGCGCTCGCGCCCATGAGGGACGCCCACGCCCGCGGGACCGACTTCTTCGTCTACGTATCCGAGACCCGCCCCCGCCTGCAGGGCATGCAGCTCACCGCCTGGGAGCTCGGGCAGGAGGGCATAGACCATGCCATCATACCCGACGGGGCATCCGCCTATTACATGAGCCAGGGAGTGGACATGATAATCGTCGGGGCCGACCGCATCGCGGCGAACGGCGACTTCGCCAACAAGATCGGGACCTTCGACAAGGCCATCGCCGCCAAGCACTTCGGCATACCGTTCTACGTGGCCGCCCCGGTATCCACCTTCGATTTCAGCACCGAGTCCGGGAAGGGCATCGTCATCGAGCAGAGGTCCGAGAAGGAGGTGACCCAGATCGCCGGCGTGCAGATAGCCCCGCCCGGGTCCAGGGCCCTCAACCCCGCCTTCGACGTCACCCCTGCGGAACTGGTGACGGGCGGATTCATCACCGAGAAGGGCATCTTCTCCCCGTCGGAGATCTCGGAGATGAAAGGATGA
- a CDS encoding class II aldolase/adducin family protein, whose amino-acid sequence MMPESYARKRLTECCHLLYDRGLTVSAGGNMSVRLNDDEVLITPSGVNKGLISEDDLIVIDMDGNTVRGEGKPSIERFFHVGIYKANPETNAVLHCHPLYVLALAVRNEEIRTCMTPEGVLLLGHVPMVRYETPGSKELVDAVMEYAGEPAMTMSKHGAITQGRTLEEAFNRMEELEFQAHLQLLSGDAPELPKEEVAKLLEMR is encoded by the coding sequence ATGATGCCGGAATCATATGCCAGGAAGAGGCTGACCGAGTGCTGCCACCTGCTCTACGACCGCGGCCTGACCGTGTCGGCCGGCGGCAACATGAGCGTCCGCCTGAACGATGATGAAGTGCTCATCACCCCCTCCGGCGTCAACAAGGGGCTGATCTCCGAGGACGACCTCATCGTCATAGACATGGACGGAAACACCGTCCGCGGGGAAGGGAAGCCGTCCATCGAGAGGTTCTTCCACGTCGGCATCTACAAGGCCAACCCCGAGACGAACGCCGTCCTCCACTGCCATCCGCTCTATGTGCTGGCACTTGCCGTGAGGAACGAGGAGATCAGGACCTGCATGACCCCCGAGGGCGTCCTCCTGCTGGGACATGTCCCCATGGTCCGCTACGAGACCCCGGGATCGAAGGAGCTGGTCGACGCGGTCATGGAATACGCCGGGGAGCCGGCCATGACCATGTCCAAGCACGGGGCCATCACCCAGGGCAGGACGCTGGAGGAGGCCTTCAACCGCATGGAGGAGCTGGAGTTCCAGGCCCACCTGCAGCTGCTCTCCGGCGACGCCCCCGAGCTGCCCAAGGAAGAGGTGGCGAAACTGCTGGAGATGAGATGA
- a CDS encoding zinc ribbon domain-containing protein, protein MVKCPACGAEVTDPSLGFCTACGAYLSAQGKAPAPEPAVPSDPVEEGAWMASAGRIAEATAAWKKRLYAEPRVSDAVYERMLSSLTEGMLNYPVSAQSFHAAGFADIDMMIRDRELIPDLMKRLSSSLGVCKIQNGVLGLAHPYMFLLIEAFSAYTDIRELRDLCSEAAVALGNMIETAQGLPNAMPGKKPEPLRCLNAYLSFTESLRNEAAKVSSSLPSERLDALADEWSGPAAPPYIIHVRAAFLLTLRSLTAGRFGTSHLLKRRDGLLRTFGEEYSEGTKKKSA, encoded by the coding sequence ATGGTCAAATGCCCTGCCTGCGGCGCCGAAGTAACAGACCCATCGCTCGGTTTCTGCACCGCCTGCGGCGCCTATCTCAGCGCACAGGGGAAAGCGCCCGCCCCTGAGCCGGCGGTCCCGTCGGACCCGGTCGAGGAGGGCGCATGGATGGCCTCGGCGGGCCGGATAGCCGAAGCGACGGCGGCCTGGAAGAAGAGGCTGTACGCCGAGCCGCGCGTCAGCGACGCCGTCTACGAGCGCATGCTGTCCTCCCTGACCGAGGGCATGCTCAACTACCCGGTCTCCGCCCAGAGCTTCCATGCGGCGGGCTTCGCCGACATCGATATGATGATCCGCGACCGCGAGCTCATACCGGACCTCATGAAGAGGCTGTCCTCCAGCCTCGGCGTCTGCAAGATCCAGAACGGAGTGCTGGGGCTTGCCCACCCGTACATGTTCCTGCTGATCGAGGCGTTCTCCGCCTACACCGATATCCGCGAGCTGCGGGACCTCTGCTCCGAGGCGGCGGTGGCGCTCGGGAACATGATCGAAACCGCCCAGGGCCTCCCCAACGCGATGCCCGGGAAGAAGCCCGAGCCCCTCCGCTGCCTGAACGCGTACCTGTCGTTCACGGAATCGCTGAGGAACGAGGCCGCGAAGGTATCCTCATCGCTCCCCTCGGAGCGCCTGGACGCGCTGGCAGATGAATGGTCCGGCCCGGCGGCCCCTCCCTACATCATCCACGTCCGCGCGGCGTTCCTCCTGACCCTCCGTTCCCTGACGGCCGGACGCTTCGGGACCTCGCACCTGCTGAAGAGGCGCGACGGCCTGCTCCGGACGTTCGGGGAGGAATACTCGGAAGGGACGAAGAAGAAAAGCGCGTGA
- a CDS encoding 2,5-diamino-6-(ribosylamino)-4(3H)-pyrimidinone 5'-phosphate reductase: MKLLKPFVQVNCAMSADGKLAGTDRKQVRISSEEDLARVKAMRRRADAILVGVGTVLADDPKLTVKGASYDENPVRVVLDAHGRTPDSARVLNGDAPTVIAVDSDCTRNWGGRATVMKCGSDGRIDLRGMLHLLAEHFGVESVMVEGGGEVIASFFREKLVDRYTVFVGGLIIGGRDSPTPADGDGWVAPGGIGLEIQSAEVLGNGALLTFIPRY; this comes from the coding sequence ATGAAGCTCCTCAAGCCTTTCGTGCAGGTCAACTGCGCCATGTCCGCGGACGGGAAACTGGCCGGGACGGACCGGAAGCAGGTGAGGATCTCCTCCGAGGAGGACCTGGCACGCGTGAAGGCCATGCGCAGGAGGGCGGACGCCATCCTGGTCGGGGTGGGGACCGTCCTCGCGGACGACCCGAAGCTGACCGTGAAGGGCGCATCCTATGACGAGAACCCCGTCAGGGTCGTCCTGGACGCGCACGGCCGCACCCCGGACAGTGCCAGGGTGCTGAACGGCGATGCCCCCACGGTGATCGCCGTGGACTCAGACTGCACCAGGAACTGGGGCGGGCGCGCTACGGTCATGAAGTGCGGCAGCGACGGGAGGATCGACCTGCGGGGCATGCTGCACCTGCTCGCCGAGCACTTCGGTGTCGAGAGCGTCATGGTCGAAGGCGGCGGGGAGGTCATCGCCTCGTTCTTCCGCGAGAAGCTGGTGGACCGCTACACCGTGTTCGTCGGCGGGCTGATCATCGGCGGCAGGGACTCCCCCACCCCTGCGGACGGGGACGGCTGGGTCGCTCCGGGCGGCATCGGGCTCGAGATCCAGTCGGCCGAGGTCCTCGGGAACGGGGCCCTGCTGACGTTCATTCCCAGGTACTGA